A genomic segment from Pirellulales bacterium encodes:
- the prfA gene encoding peptide chain release factor 1 (recognizes the termination signals UAG and UAA during protein translation a specificity which is dependent on amino acid residues residing in loops of the L-shaped tRNA-like molecule of RF1; this protein is similar to release factor 2), protein TLVGSGDRSQKIRTYNFPENRLTDHRINLSLYKLENILAGNLQPVIDALRDYDRREQREQFGTVE, encoded by the coding sequence ACGCTTGTCGGCTCCGGCGACCGCAGTCAGAAGATTCGCACCTACAACTTCCCGGAAAACCGCCTGACCGATCACCGCATCAACCTGTCGCTCTACAAGCTCGAAAACATCCTGGCCGGCAATCTCCAGCCGGTAATCGACGCTCTGCGCGACTACGACCGCCGCGAGCAGCGCGAGCAATTCGGGACCGTGGAGTGA
- the efp gene encoding elongation factor P — MPSYNTSQFKKGLKVQLDGDPYLMVECNFVKPGKGQALYKCKLKNLVRQTMLDRTYKSGDSLDAADIEEIDAQYLYRQGEHFVFMDNESFEQYELNKEQVDDTWKWIKEGTVCKMMLFNNNPISVEPPNHMVLKVEYCEPAVRGNTATNLTKPVKLETGAEITCPAFVDIGDLIKVDTRTGEYIERSRG, encoded by the coding sequence GTGCCCAGCTATAACACAAGTCAATTCAAGAAAGGCCTGAAGGTCCAGCTCGACGGCGACCCGTATCTGATGGTCGAGTGCAATTTCGTAAAACCGGGCAAGGGGCAAGCGCTCTACAAGTGCAAGCTCAAGAATTTGGTCCGGCAGACGATGCTCGACCGCACGTATAAGAGCGGCGATTCGCTCGACGCCGCCGACATCGAAGAGATCGACGCTCAGTATCTTTACCGTCAGGGCGAGCATTTCGTGTTCATGGACAACGAGTCTTTCGAGCAATACGAGCTGAACAAGGAGCAGGTCGACGACACCTGGAAGTGGATCAAGGAGGGAACGGTCTGCAAGATGATGCTGTTCAACAACAATCCGATCAGCGTCGAGCCGCCGAACCATATGGTGCTCAAAGTCGAGTATTGCGAGCCGGCCGTGCGCGGCAACACCGCCACGAACCTCACGAAGCCCGTGAAACTCGAAACCGGGGCCGAGATCACCTGCCCCGCTTTCGTCGACATCGGCGACCTCATAAAGGTCGACACGCGAACGGGCGAATACATCGAGCGCTCGAGGGGCTGA